A portion of the Paucilactobacillus hokkaidonensis JCM 18461 genome contains these proteins:
- a CDS encoding amino acid ABC transporter ATP-binding protein produces MLEIKNLKKSFGSRVILDNVNVTIKNQEVLSIVGPSGAGKTTLLRCITGLEKADSGQFLIDGKSFDPQATDTSESVIGVVFQDFNLFPHLSVFDNITLAPTMVLKQSKAEALTDAKKLLEQLGLVGKGDLYPYQLSGGQKQRVAIARALAMKPKILCYDEPTSALDPNLRKEVEKLILGLKQDGMTQLVVTHDMDFAKNIADDILEVSSLDKLNQTTD; encoded by the coding sequence ATGTTAGAAATCAAAAATTTAAAAAAGAGTTTTGGCTCAAGGGTGATTTTGGACAATGTTAATGTCACCATTAAAAATCAGGAAGTTTTAAGTATTGTTGGTCCTTCTGGAGCTGGTAAAACAACGCTGTTACGTTGTATTACCGGACTAGAAAAAGCCGATTCAGGTCAATTTCTAATTGATGGGAAGTCATTTGATCCACAAGCAACTGATACGTCAGAAAGTGTGATCGGGGTTGTCTTTCAAGATTTTAATTTATTTCCACATTTATCTGTTTTTGACAACATCACGCTAGCACCAACGATGGTGCTTAAGCAAAGTAAGGCAGAAGCCTTAACTGATGCAAAAAAATTATTAGAACAATTAGGGTTAGTTGGTAAAGGGGATCTATATCCATACCAATTGTCTGGTGGTCAAAAGCAACGAGTAGCGATTGCACGTGCACTAGCAATGAAACCTAAAATTTTATGTTACGACGAACCTACGTCGGCACTTGATCCTAATTTACGTAAAGAAGTTGAAAAATTAATTTTAGGATTGAAACAAGATGGAATGACTCAGTTAGTAGTTACTCATGACATGGATTTTGCTAAAAATATTGCTGATGATATTTTGGAAGTTAGTTCATTAGATAAGCTTAATCAAACGACAGACTAA
- a CDS encoding amino acid ABC transporter permease, whose translation MSISYISEILPSLFQGAGLTLQLFFWTLIGSLPLGLIVSLGLTSKIKPIRWILDLYVWLMRGTPLLLQLIFVFYGLPLVGIVFQRYDAAIFAFILNYGAYFAEIFRGGLQSIDNGQYESSRVLRFSYWQTVRKIVIPQVVKIVLPSVGNEVINLVKDSSLVYVIGLGDLLRAGNVATSRDVSLIPLVLVGVIYLILVGICTYILHKVEQRFSYYQ comes from the coding sequence ATGTCAATTAGTTATATATCAGAAATTTTACCGTCATTATTTCAAGGGGCGGGATTAACATTGCAATTATTCTTCTGGACCTTAATCGGTTCATTGCCATTAGGATTAATCGTTAGTTTGGGTTTAACCTCAAAAATCAAGCCAATTCGATGGATTTTAGATTTGTATGTTTGGCTGATGCGTGGAACGCCACTGTTATTGCAATTAATTTTTGTTTTCTATGGTTTACCATTAGTTGGGATTGTTTTTCAGCGTTACGATGCTGCCATCTTTGCTTTTATTTTGAATTACGGGGCCTACTTTGCTGAAATATTCCGTGGTGGTCTACAATCGATTGATAACGGCCAATATGAAAGCTCACGAGTATTACGATTTAGTTATTGGCAAACGGTTCGTAAAATTGTGATTCCACAGGTTGTTAAGATCGTATTACCTTCAGTTGGTAATGAGGTCATCAATTTAGTTAAGGATTCATCGTTAGTGTATGTCATCGGCTTGGGCGACTTGTTAAGAGCCGGGAACGTTGCTACTTCGCGCGATGTTTCGTTAATTCCATTAGTACTCGTAGGTGTGATTTATCTGATACTCGTTGGAATTTGCACATATATTTTACACAAAGTTGAACAACGATTTTCTTACTATCAATAA
- the mreD gene encoding rod shape-determining protein MreD produces MYRLSRLRYIFPIGLFITFFLDGSISKVFSGWLFSYPYSTVSHLVVLWLVLACFFEEDIKIPLVPFAAVAGLVFDLYYSGIVGLFMFLFPLIVGLTKTLAKYFSPTFLTAIMIFFIDIAFLELVNYFAYSLIGVISSNFGDFLIYVLAPTLALNLIYLVILYFPIHSLFERSLQEKN; encoded by the coding sequence ATGTACAGATTATCACGACTGCGATATATTTTTCCGATTGGTCTGTTTATTACTTTTTTCTTGGACGGATCAATTAGTAAGGTTTTTAGTGGGTGGCTATTCAGCTATCCATATTCAACGGTCAGTCATTTAGTTGTTCTCTGGCTCGTCTTGGCATGCTTTTTTGAAGAGGATATAAAAATTCCGTTAGTACCATTTGCAGCAGTTGCTGGGTTAGTGTTTGATTTATATTATTCCGGGATTGTTGGCTTGTTTATGTTTTTATTTCCGTTGATTGTTGGATTGACTAAAACATTGGCCAAATATTTTTCACCAACTTTTTTGACCGCCATTATGATTTTCTTTATTGATATTGCCTTTTTAGAGTTGGTTAATTATTTTGCCTACTCACTCATTGGTGTCATTAGTAGTAACTTTGGCGATTTCTTAATTTATGTGTTAGCACCAACGTTAGCCTTAAATTTAATCTATTTGGTAATATTGTATTTTCCCATTCATAGTCTGTTTGAACGATCGCTGCAAGAAAAAAACTAA
- the mreC gene encoding rod shape-determining protein MreC — MQKFFSNRRLVFIVVALVVCFGLMAGSVAIRNKKATPPLIQQFGNDVTGFAGAVVAYPVNAVQGGFDSISELMNAYQENQLLKKQVSELAQVKVRDQTLASENKQLKKELKLNNSLTDYTTVTASVLTRTPSSWQNQLIINKGQTAGISKNMPVMSGAGLIGRIAEVNKTNSKVELLSDSNESSNRFAIQITNKQGNTVNGIITGYQKATGELIMGQVTSKTKINKDSKVITSGMGGVTPKGLYVGKVDRVAKDDYGLAKKIYIKPATNYNNINIVTVAELDS, encoded by the coding sequence ATGCAAAAGTTTTTTTCAAATCGCCGTTTGGTATTTATTGTGGTGGCGTTAGTTGTCTGTTTTGGACTAATGGCTGGTTCAGTCGCAATTAGAAACAAAAAAGCGACGCCACCATTAATTCAACAGTTTGGTAATGATGTGACTGGTTTTGCAGGGGCAGTAGTTGCTTATCCTGTCAATGCAGTTCAGGGCGGGTTTGATTCGATTTCTGAATTAATGAACGCTTATCAAGAAAATCAATTACTAAAAAAACAAGTTAGTGAGCTGGCACAAGTTAAGGTTCGTGATCAAACACTGGCTAGTGAAAATAAACAATTAAAAAAAGAGCTCAAATTGAATAACTCGCTGACAGACTATACGACTGTCACTGCTTCTGTGCTGACAAGAACGCCATCTTCATGGCAAAATCAGTTAATTATCAACAAGGGCCAAACTGCTGGTATTTCTAAAAATATGCCGGTAATGTCTGGTGCTGGATTAATTGGCCGTATTGCAGAAGTTAACAAAACTAACAGTAAGGTTGAACTGCTCAGTGATAGCAATGAATCTTCTAATCGATTTGCTATTCAAATTACTAACAAACAAGGTAACACAGTAAATGGCATTATTACTGGCTATCAAAAGGCTACAGGTGAGTTAATCATGGGACAGGTGACTTCAAAGACTAAAATCAATAAGGACTCTAAGGTGATTACAAGTGGTATGGGTGGCGTTACACCTAAAGGCCTTTATGTTGGTAAGGTTGATCGAGTGGCTAAAGATGATTATGGGCTAGCAAAAAAAATCTATATTAAGCCAGCAACCAACTATAACAATATTAATATTGTCACTGTGGCAGAACTAGATTCTTAG
- a CDS encoding rod shape-determining protein gives MLGIGTKNIGIDLGTANTIVYIDGKGIVLREPSVVAKNTKTGAIVSVGEEARDMIGRTPESIVAIRPMKDGVIADYDTTVAMMKHYMEKALGKNGGKPYVMVCVPSGVTEVEKRAVIDATRVAGARDAYVIEEPFAAAIGAGLPVMDPTGSMVVDIGGGTTDVATISLGGIVSSRSIRMAGDKMDEAIVYYVRQNLNLLIGERTAEKLKWDIGSASVEAAAEMGTTEIRGRDLVSGLPKTTEVSASDVAKALQDVVSEVITAIKETLEETSPEIAADVIDHGIVLTGGGALLKHLPEIIADETKVPVFIASEPLDCVAIGTGESLKSIDVMKKK, from the coding sequence GTGCTAGGAATCGGAACAAAAAATATTGGAATTGATTTAGGAACTGCCAATACAATCGTGTACATTGATGGTAAAGGGATTGTATTGCGCGAACCATCCGTAGTTGCTAAAAATACCAAAACCGGAGCAATCGTTTCTGTTGGTGAAGAAGCACGTGATATGATCGGGCGGACACCAGAGAGTATTGTCGCTATTCGACCAATGAAAGATGGTGTGATTGCTGACTACGATACGACCGTCGCAATGATGAAACATTACATGGAAAAAGCACTGGGTAAAAACGGTGGCAAGCCATACGTTATGGTTTGTGTTCCAAGCGGTGTTACTGAGGTTGAAAAACGAGCAGTCATTGATGCAACGCGTGTAGCGGGTGCCAGGGATGCTTACGTGATTGAAGAACCATTTGCAGCTGCTATTGGTGCCGGTCTGCCTGTAATGGATCCAACTGGTAGTATGGTTGTTGATATTGGTGGTGGAACAACGGACGTTGCCACAATTTCATTAGGTGGAATTGTGTCTAGCCGTTCTATTCGGATGGCCGGTGACAAAATGGATGAAGCGATTGTTTACTATGTCCGCCAAAACCTTAATCTATTAATTGGTGAACGAACAGCTGAAAAATTAAAATGGGATATTGGATCAGCATCTGTTGAAGCAGCAGCTGAAATGGGTACTACTGAAATCAGAGGTCGTGATTTAGTTTCTGGCTTACCAAAGACCACTGAAGTTTCAGCAAGTGATGTAGCGAAAGCACTGCAAGATGTTGTTTCAGAAGTTATCACTGCAATTAAAGAAACATTGGAAGAAACATCTCCAGAAATTGCAGCAGATGTCATTGATCACGGGATTGTTTTGACTGGTGGTGGCGCATTACTTAAACATCTTCCTGAGATAATTGCTGATGAAACTAAGGTTCCAGTTTTCATTGCATCAGAACCATTAGATTGTGTTGCAATTGGAACTGGTGAATCACTTAAAAGTATTGACGTGATGAAGAAAAAATAA